From the genome of Biomphalaria glabrata chromosome 1, xgBioGlab47.1, whole genome shotgun sequence, one region includes:
- the LOC129924303 gene encoding histidine-rich glycoprotein-like encodes MRHCHQDSHRRHHHQDIHRRHHHQDIYRRHCHQDIYRRHHHQDIYRRHHHQDIHRRPHHQDIHRRHHHQDIYRRHHHQDIYRRHHHQDIHRRHHHQDFHRRHHHQDIHRRHHHQDIHRRHHHTIKTSTGDITIKTSTGDITIKTSTGDITIKTSTGDITIKTSTGDITIKTSIGDITIKTSTGDIALKTSTGNITKTSTGDITIKTSTVDICMYKPAQTLTTKMSLKCF; translated from the coding sequence ATGAGACATTGCCATCAAGACAGCCACAGGAGACATCACCATCAAGACATCCACAGGAGACATCACCATCAAGACATCTACAGGAGACATTGCCATCAAGACATCTACAGGAGACATCACCATCAAGACATCTACAGGAGACATCACCATCAAGACATCCACAGGAGACCTCACCATCAAGACATCCACAGGAGACATCACCATCAAGACATCTACAGGAGACATCACCATCAAGACATCTACAGGAGACATCACCATCAAGACATCCACAGGAGACATCACCATCAAGACTTCCATAGGAGACATCACCATCAAGACATCCACAGGAGACATCACCATCAAGACATCCACAGGAGACATCACCATACCATCAAGACATCCACAGGAGACATCACCATAAAGACATCCACAGGAGACATCACCATCAAGACATCCACAGGAGACATCACCATCAAGACATCCACAGGAGACATCACCATCAAGACATCCACAGGAGACATCACCATCAAGACATCCATAGGAGACATCACCATCAAGACATCTACAGGAGACATCGCCCTCAAGACATCCACAGGAAACATCACCAAGACATCCACAGGAGACATCACCATCAAGACATCCACAGTAGATATCTGCATGTACAAGCCAGCACAAACCTTGACCacaaaaatgtcattaaaatgtttttaa